TAAATAAAGGTGCAATAATATGGTTTGAAAGTTGTCTATTGAAGCATTTAAATGAGGACTTCTTTGTTTTTAGCCTAATTGACTACCAAAATAATTTCTACCTAACCTCGTGACATTCAATCAAACAACAAAGCCTTTGAGCCTGTTAGAAAAGTATTTACCATATCTATTGGTAGGATTTGATTTCCTTTCGTCTTAGCTAGCTTATTTTACCTACCAATTTTCCCAATAAACAAAGACATATTTCTCAGTTTTTGGAGCAATGGACTGTTAAACTTTTTTGCCTGAGATGCATATTTTGGCCTTCTCATATATTTTGCCCCTTGTTTTTCATCATGAGAAATCACTGCAGTCTTGTGTATATATGCTTGTTTCTACATCTTATTATGTTTTCGATTATTTTGTAAGACACTAaaagcatgtttgggattatgtttgaaaaatagagccaaaaatggttttttgacaaaagtgcgttttggacatttttaggctttttggaccattaaaagcgctttcaattttttttaccaaacggatactttttttttcaaacgatttttttagtgttaaacacacttttaggcccctcaaacccACATCCAAATAGGCCCTAAGGCTGAAGGCCAGAAACTAATTAAGAAGCTAGGAATATGTGAGGAACTTAAGATGAACAAAGAAATTCCATGAAAGAGGGTTTGTCTTGTACATAACCCCAGCTCAAGTTATTAGATAACATGAAAGAAGAGCCTCATCTTTGCAGGGAATATTGACCTCTAAGCATGCCCTAGAGCTTCCAATGCAGTATCGTGGCCACATCTTTTACctaacaaagaaacaaagaccAAAAATACTTATTCTTTATTGAAGAAAAGGAAGTTTATTGTGCACTTACTTCTCTTACAAATACTGGTTTATGTAAAATATTAACTCATCACAGCAAGCCAATAACAGAGTACATTTGTAGGTAGAAAAAGTAGTTAGCTAGGGAACCAAGATCATGTGGTGACTGATAATGGTTGGTGTTCATACggagagagaaggagaaaggTTAAACTCAAGCCCCCAGAGCTCAAAGGTTCCTTTAACGAAGTTGTAGTAACCGCCCTTCAATGCCAGAGTCTTCTTCACCAACCCGTCTCTTACAAATGGATAGGTTAGCAGGTTTCCAATGGATACATTCACTGCTTCCTGCAATCacaattatttttcaaacatttatatatatatttcagatAATCCTTCCTTACTTAAACATGTGGGAAAGAAGCTGGGGGAAAAAGGgtgttaattaattaccttttCACAATGTCCACATAGTTCTGGAAAAGGTGCATCACCAAATTCTGCTTTCACCTTGGCCTTGGCAGGCAAAGCAATTTTGACCCAGTCTTCTATGAAATCACTGCATGCACATCCCAAATCAATAGGAGAAATTCACCTTCTTACTCCAATCATCTATAATGTtgttaatttcttcttcttaggAGTTGTATGTATGCACTCTTGGCATGGCAGATTCagaacttgaattttttttttttttttttaatgggatcTTTAAAGTGGGATTTATGGAAATGCTTTGGCTTCCCAACTTGTGGGTCTTAGATATGGAAAGTAATGAAGATTGAAAaaggtgaaaagaaaaatgatgaataAAGCTGAGAGAGGCCTTACGTAGTGTGGGGTCCAGTATCTGGGAAGGATAAAAGCCCCTTGATTCCACCACAAGCGCTGTGCCCAATCACCACAATGTATTCCACCTGCGGATGATTACCAAATAAAgtattcaattcaaaaaaaaaaaaactacttcgTTGTTAATGTCTCTGCAATGCATGTGTGGGTTTACCTTGAGATGCAGAACTGCGTATTCAATCGCAGCCCCAACTCCAGAGTATCTTGTCTgttgcacccaaaaaaaaatccagagttgtagtaaattttttgacaaaaatgggtttgaaaaagaaagaaaaaaatagctcAAGCCATAAAAGTAATTAGGAGATAGAAACAACATATATCCCTTCAAGCTTTCGATTGTTGCGATGTATGCAATAAGATAGGCAAgggttgtatatatatatgggaccTGATCATAGGGTGGAACCAAGTTCGCAACATTGCGGACCATAAAAGCATCTCCTGGTTGGAAATCCAACACATGTGATGGGCAGACCCGGGAGTCCGAGCATGCAAACAccataaactacaacatacaaaATTCACAttaattcattcattcattgtaattaaaaaaaaaaaaaaaaaaaagggagccAGTAGGAATTGTACCGAACATAACCCCCAAAAGAATGTGAAAAAACAAAGTGCTACATGTtacaaaaaagaagacaaatctACAGCCTGGCCAttcttgaaaaataagaaagaaaaacaagaagaagatcaTTACCTTCGGACTTTGGCCTTTGGCAAGTTCTCCATGCAAAGTCGGGTTAGTGCTGCAAAGAGAATTAgatgttaattaaatgattaagtttattattttataaattttgagataattaaggatttaacatagtattgaAGTAGTGAATTCTTGGTTTAAATTATATCTCTATATAATTCATTTCtaattttaactaaatataacTTTTGGATAACTGATGATTTAATGTAGCCAGGAATCAAGCAGCGTTAGAAAAATAGATGACTGACTCGTATTTCTCTTTCTTGTACTTAATGAAACCAGTTTTGATCCTCTCAACCGGGTCAAATTTGCCGTCAGGAGCTGGAGTCTGTAACTCTGCAGTTATCTGCTCCACTTTTGCAGCAGCAACAGCTTTCAAGTCCCCCTTCTCACTGTATCCAACACAAACAtacaatgacaaaaaaaaaaaaaaaaacctttcaatTGGAGTGTTAGGATCGAGACAAGACAAGCCGATCGAaggagctagctagctagttacCTGAGAAGTTTCTTGAGACCTTCAATAGCCTCCTCGTACGAGTCCTTTCCCATGTCTTCTCTCTGCAAATTAGTgccacccaaaatatataaataaataaataaggatcTGGCTTACATGCCATAATTAATTATGACAAAAGTGGACTATTAGTAACCTTGTTCAAATTTACCCTCAATGTTTTACTGACAAGTACTGCTAGCTtgaacaaattatatatatatatacacactagtTTTGAGTACCTAGTTTTCAACTGATGTTATGGAGTTGTCTtcaattttgagaagaaatgTTTGGAGCATGAGTATATATTCAGCCGAGAAACGAACTGAAAGGGAAAATTTGAGTGGTAGCAATGAAACGGAGAGGAAAAAGATTGTTTTTGCAAGGTATTATTGCATTTGAATGGACCATTTAATTTCTTCAAGAATTTTTGCTGCTGTTAATCCGCCAACAAATTACACCTCCATTCACTTCCACATCTATTacgtattttctttttattttcctttttttctataaaaaaaaggCTGTGTTTTCCGTGGACCTATTGACAACATTTATTCTCATATCATGAATAACCACAGCCATACATTTGTCAAGTGACAAATAGGCGTATAAGTCCCCATCGAGGGGAGCCCTGGTCAAGTGGGCAACATAATTGGGACCATATTTTAATTAAGCGATGGTTACAACGATTTAACCATTtcatcatttcatatatatcattcaatGTGAgagaattgatatatatatatagatatatatatatatatatatatagatatatatatatatatatatacacacctaATTAAGTTGAATGTACGTTTTTCAGATAACTAAAGCTTTTGTACATAACAGTTTTCATGACACTTAAAATATGAACTACATTCGAGGAAAAATGAACATGCACAATGATATATTAATATCAAAGCATGCAACATGTAGATGCATGCATGCGGACGTGCAATGGGGAAGGAGAGAGAGGTACCCAAGAAGGGGTGATGATGGGAGCAGGGGCGGCGAAAACAGGCTTGTTCTGGATGagggaagggggaggaggaggagaggcGGAGGAGTTAACCCGGGCGAACACAGAAGGACGCAATGTAGCTTTCCTGGCAGAAGACTGGGCTGCAGAGCGGATTGATGAAAGGCAGCAACCGTTGATGGAAGCAGTCGACATGGCGCACAATGCACTTGGTTTGGGTAGATTTATACCATAAATATAGTTTGGTCCACGCGGCAGTCGACAGATAATGAAAGCGAAAGCCCAGTAAACAAGAGCTTCTAGCCTTGTAGATGAGGTTTGGACGCTGGAGATCGATGGAAGCTAGCTGCtagagacatatatatatatatatggccatgTCATGGGCCTTCACAACTTCATATATacatatcatatatcatatgtATGTATGCGTTTCACATTGTATATGTTGCAGCATCAGCATGCATTCAATGGCCTTGCCAAAGGCTATTGGCTCCTCTGAGATAAGGATGGAACAAATCCATCCATCGCTATTGCCCACTTATCCTCAAGCTGAACATTAATCTACATGCATAATGTAAAATATATGGGTTAGATACTTTCCATTCCTTATAATGCACTGCAAATGATAATATGATATAGACacatttatatgtatatatatatatcctttgtTTTCTGATGAAAATCACATGAGAATTACGCAAGAATGAAGATTAATTAGTcagcaaattaattaaatgacaaTAGCGTCTCCATTTCATTAAGTCATGCACTCTCCGGCCAGTgtagtaatatatatttttcagaaATAATGTACTTATTAATTCCCAATAATTAAGCATATTAATTATACCAAGCTAGCTCTTGTGTTGTGGGGCATCAAAGTCCAAAGATGAGGGTAAGAAATTGCTTATTACCAAAAGGAAAAGGTAGGAGTACAAGACAAACTTGAGGCCTTCGCTATCCTTAATTAGGTGAAATCGAATGGCTTATATGGAGAGACTCGATGGGTGATGGATCGTAGAGATAAGGCCCTATCCTTAAAGCATGGCTCTTGTAATCTTGTGGTATTGTGGACCTAAATGGATGATGGATCCAATGGAGGATTCCTCTATCTGTGGACTGTGGTCTCTGTTGAATTACCACTAgactttaatttatttgatggGCTTTCCCAAGAAAGTGACAcgatcatttctttttttcttttttcttttttcttttttttaagtatatataaCAAGCAAAGGAAGAAACCACACTTAAGaggaaagggggaggggggagacTAGGTGGAATTAAtgcaaccaaaattttttttggttgtagtTCAATGCATGTGACCACATTGCATGTGGTCA
This window of the Corylus avellana chromosome ca5, CavTom2PMs-1.0 genome carries:
- the LOC132181057 gene encoding carbonic anhydrase 2-like, coding for MSTASINGCCLSSIRSAAQSSARKATLRPSVFARVNSSASPPPPPSLIQNKPVFAAPAPIITPSWREDMGKDSYEEAIEGLKKLLSEKGDLKAVAAAKVEQITAELQTPAPDGKFDPVERIKTGFIKYKKEKYDTNPTLHGELAKGQSPKFMVFACSDSRVCPSHVLDFQPGDAFMVRNVANLVPPYDQTRYSGVGAAIEYAVLHLKVEYIVVIGHSACGGIKGLLSFPDTGPHTTDFIEDWVKIALPAKAKVKAEFGDAPFPELCGHCEKEAVNVSIGNLLTYPFVRDGLVKKTLALKGGYYNFVKGTFELWGLEFNLSPSLSVKDVATILHWKL